The genomic DNA TgtgtttattaacaaaatatattttctttctttttttacagtacGAAGAGATGAACATGAATTAAGTAAGTTACATTTTTGATATTACAATTTTTGGTAGACACTTTAATACATTGCTGCTCTTGtaatttattaacaaaacacattttgctTTACTTTTGgactttaaataatgtatgtttcatttcctttaaataaatgaaaaccttatttatttaaattaaatatattaaatttatataaaatattaaatttgtaaaacatattaacaatttaaatttgtgtacaACATAAAATTTCAAACTTTTTACTAtgcataaagaaaaaacacaaacaattttattttcataaattaaGAGTGTTTTCAAAcagatttctttattattattttttttatcttgggtAATGCTTACTTTTCTTATATTCTTATTGCCTTAAACAGATCCCTTACTAGTGCAtggtaagtatttttatttaattttttatttatgcattataatcagaaatatgattatataatttatcatatcattgctttgttgtaaaataataaaatacaagttaaacTACAAGTGTAAATCAAAGTCATACTGTAGTTACTTTTGCATTATGAAAATAGTTCTGTTCTAAATACTGGAGCCACATTATCTGCAAAATATgagattttttacattaaatatgacattacattttaaagctatacttacattttttttacaaataatttttcaaaCAAATAGAAAGTTTGCATTTTATGTAAGCATTCTAATTATCTAATCATAAAGCAtagtgttaaaatattttatagcatAAAACCTTTATAGCATATTGTCTTGTTTATATCCATAGTATGCAGTAAATAACATTTTTCTGCAGCTCATCAAGTTGGAGCAGAATTCTGTAGTTCTGTAAGCTGTTGTGGTTCTAGATCTTTTTTAGATTATCTGTCTACTGGGAGGTTCTTAGTAACCTTTGGCATTTATTGCATGAAGAAAATCAAAGGCTTATTtgagaaaataaatatcaaGCAAAGAGGGCCAGGTGGAGACGCCTACTGGATTTAATCTtttcgatttaaaaaaaaaaggtaatttgtttattgaaaaaatcccTAAGTTGTCTTTATTTCAAGAATTGAAatgtcatacatacagtagcataTCTGACAAAAGTGTTTTCAAAACCAACACTGTCATTGTTTAGagacattaaaattaaatgtactcactcactcactctccatGGCACTTACCCTGGTCAGAGTCACGGGTGCTTGTGGCCTATTACAGGGGACTgggggcatgaggtggggtggaatgggtgccaatccaacttAGGGCAGACAAGTGaatgctcactcacacactcactcacacactcactcactcacacactaccctgcatgtctttagatgaagggaggaaaccgaagtacccggaaCAAACCCATCCAGCacagggagaacgtgcaaactccacgcacacagacccaaggtgcaactcgaaccctggaccctggagaggtaaggccacagcgctaaccactaccaCACCATGCTGCCTCATtaagtttatatataaagaaaatgtataaatattgaTCATAAAATGGAATAATTTGATGCTATTATAATTCTTATAATTTAGcattttgatttgattaatGTGTGTCTCAGGTGAAGCATCTCACCCCAAAGTGACCCATTCAGCAGACCTCAAAGAAGAGTGTAGATTTGTTCTGCTGGGAGGTGATGACTTTGTAAAGTACACTGCATGCAACTTCATCCTTAGGGATGAGCAGCCGCAACAAGTATCTGATATGGATGATTGGGAAGTGAAGAGGAACTCGGTGCTAGGAAGACATGTCACTGTGGCAGTTAGTCCTTCTCCTTGGATGGAGCGCTTAAAATCAACCTTAATTTTTTCCAGAGaagtcaaaaaaataaaaaaggacatgAAGAAATGTGTATCAGAGGTGTTCCCTGGGCCTCATGCTTTCCTTTTGATAATTAAAGATGGACGTGAACCTGGAAAAGCTCGTTACCTTTTAAAAGCAGTCGCTTCTGTGTTTGGGAAGGAGGCCTTAGACTACAGCATGGTGCTGTTTATTGGAGGAGCTGGAGTATTGCAGTCAGATCCTGCCTCGATGAAGTGTGTGAAGATGTGTGGGAGAAGGCATCACTTTTTAAAGGACACTGATAACAGTGTTCAGGAACTTTTCAGCAAAGTTGAGAATATGGTGGCTAAGACAAAGAATAAGTTCTTCATTCCATCAGCCTATGCAGAGTTTATGGAAGCTGGTTTTGAAtcatgggaaaagaaaaaaattttagaTATAAAGGTACTACTGGCTCAATGTGAGGACGAGAAAGACAAGCTTGTTAAAGAACTAAGAGAACAGAATGACCTactaaaaagatttattttccaGCAAAAAACAAATCGTCTTCCCCAATTAGAGAGTGAGGTTACAAAGAAGGACAGTGAGATGAAATGTgacaacaaaaagcaaaaaccaCAAGTCACTGAAGAAAGGAATCGCAGGGGCAGCAAAGACACATTTCTTCCAAATGGTAAGCGTCCTATTGTTTAGTTTCAACAGcattttataaacataaattcagtaattattacacattttctataattaattatattttatttcagagttttactctgattatatcatattatattatattatatcaagATTAACAAAAtatgcatacattttattttaataaaaaaggttatttaattttaaaagagtttttttttttactaaagtttaaatttaaataatgtaaccTATTTCTGAAATTCTACCAGTTTTCCCTGAATGAATTTGGCTTTGGCATATATTATGTGGCTGCTTAAGACCGCAGGTGAGCATGGAAATATTCAAAggtatttaaagtgtctttaaAGAATTGAGTTTGtggacttttatttaaaaatgcataccTCAAGAGCGTATGTCGGATAACtctatattaaatgtaatatggCTAAAAAACAAAGCTGGTAAGCAAATAATTGcttatatttctcttttttaggCAGAAGAGATCACATGGAGGCGGCTTAagtgcatatatacagtatatatatatatatatatatatatatatatatatatatatatgatatatgatatatgatgAGTAGCTcagcatggacacacacacacacacacacacacacacacatatgtgtgtgtgtgtgtgtacagatgaTTAAGTAAACCACATAAATAATCTCCAATGCATTTTAAAAGGGATCATTACATATTACTAAATACAAGAACACAAAAATGTACAACACAGAAAGTCAGACAGATGCTTCACACTTATGTGACGTAAAATATTTTGCAATATGGATTATACGTTGATGAAGTGAACTTTTTATATAGCAGAGTTGTATTGTATACTGTAGTAATATTcgaatctttttcttttttcttaaatgtttattaCTTTCTATTAAAATATCTAGTGTAAGTAATGCAAAATATCAAACTGTTAGGAGGGAATTGAATTCATTGTtcataaactgtttattttttaataattttgtatgAAATGGTGGTTTTAcaactttgaaatttaaaacttgacaattttgtattaatttttagtttgagataaatgtaagtcgTGCTGGATAAGATTTATATGTGTATGGAAAGTTATATGcaaataaacttattattagtagtagtattagtaataGTAGGATTAGTACGTCCCATTTCCCCCAATCTTACACCCCCTAATGCCTACTCCTGGGGTATGTTAAAGGAGAATGTGTTCAACTGTGAACCTCCGCCAAGACTCGTGCCTGCATTACGCGAGCAAGAAGGAGTCTACTTTTGCAGGAGTCTGCAGCGACCTTTTTCCAGGAATAAGGTTTGAGAATCTACGTGAATGATATGAACACTGTCTCTAATGAggtggtgcacacacacacacacacttccaacaCCTATATTACACATACCCTGGTACAAAATCAATGCACcaacagtgtgtacagtatgtttgtttctttcaggagaaataaactCACTGATGACAACAAGGTAATATTGTTCGTCTTTTCATTTACTGTAAGTTCTGTATATTTTggtgcatactgtactgtagtaggCTCAACTCACACTAATTTATACATTTCTAGGTCCTGCTGTGAActgtaaattataaatgaattCATTGTCATTTATGAATTGTGTCAAGAATGCAATGACTAATTACATTTTCGACTGACATATAAAGTTAGCTTTTTAAAAAGAGATATTTATTTCACTGAAACAGCCTGAgcatttcctacagtctacctcaGCCTctaataacgaactggactccattttaacttaaagacaGCATGTGTTATgatgaacttccagcctcctaacacacagtattactgcaaaacaattcctgaTATCCGTTATTACTCAAATGAGAACAGAGTTTTCCTCTCAAGgattcttcctattgccatttcCGGGAATTAATCCACCAGCACCGTCGCCCTTTTTGGCCTCATTAAGGgtcttgtttatagacttttcatcagcttttaatacGATTATCCCAGCACTGCTTTAGACCAAACTAAaccagctctctgttcctagctctatctgtcactggatcaccagctttctgacagacaggcagcagctagtgagactgggggaattcatgtccaacagccacaccaccaatactggagcccctcagggatgcgttctctccccactgctcttctccctctacaccaatgactgcacctctacagaccccactgtcaagctcctgaaatttgcagatgacaccacAATCATCGGCCTCATTCAGGACGGTGACGAGTCTGCTTACAGAAGTCAGGtcgagcagctggctgtctggtgcagtctcAACAACCTGTAGCTGAACACGCTCAAAATATAATCAGTGGAGATGATTAtggacttcaggaggaacccacctgcacttctcccactcaccatcatgaacagcactgtgacagcagtggagtcattccggttcctgggCACGACCATCTCTCATGACCTaaagtgggacattcacattgactccattgttaaaaaggcccaccagaggttgtatttccttcgccagctaaagaaattcaacctgccacaggagctgctcacacagttctactcagccgtcattgaatccgtcctgtacacttcaataactgtctggtttggttcagctacgaaaacagacatcagaagactacaaaggacggttcagactgctgaaagaattgtTGGCACTGCCCTGCCCATGCCACAAGAACTGTATACatccagagtgaggaaaagggctcggaatatcactttggacccctcacacccaggccaccttttatttgaacttttgccgtcgggtcgacgctatagagcacctaacactaggacagtcaggcacagaaacattttttttccccaggcaatctccctcacacatttccataattgtcttttgattgtgtaaagctgctttgaattgggcagcatggtggtgtagtggttagcactgtcgccttgcacctccagggtccaggttcgattcccgtctctgtgcgcatggagtttgcatgttctccctgtgcttggtgggtttcctctgggtattccggtttcctcccacagtccaaagatatgcaggttagactaattggtgtccccaaattacccgtagtgtgtgattgattgtacgagtgtgtgtatgtgtgtgacctgcgatggattggcaccctgtccatggtgttccctgccttgtgtcCAGGTCCcagcaaccctgaatacaggataaagcgatatagacgatgagtgagtgagattgaATTGAACAAATTGAGTGCATTGAATTGAACTGAGTGTTACAGTGAAGGTGGTGTTTTCCATGTCATGACTCGGGCTCCCTCTATTGGTTCAAAAATTCTTCCTACATTTTGGATTAAATAAtttcaaaaagatttaaatgtataaaagaagaaaatagatttaatgCAAATTAGTAAGTATTTAAATTCGTACATTATAGAAATACATTGCACAAATGTGTTTCTTATGTCTAATTGTAAGAAAAATCATACTCAAAGAGACAAATAAAATACCTTTTAATACATTAATTGAGTACTGTACTTTCAATAGTCACCGTTGTGAAGACTTCAGCATGTCAGGAGGGAAGATGATTGAAAAAGCAGTTTTCCTCTAAAGACCCTTCCACAGTGACACTGAGGTCTGTGCCACACGTGGGTGCTGAAACCTTCATCCCTCAGGTCAGTGTCCAGGTGAGTCCTGCTGCTCAGGACACATAATGAAGACTGGAATCAGTCACACTGTAGGAATCCAAGTAGAGATCCTGATGACTGACACACACTTCTCACATACACAAGAATTTTTCACAAATCCAGTACCTTTCACTCAAAAGAGCCGAATCAGAGAGTCGACTCGTGGCCAAACGACTCATCATTACACCTCCATTACTGGTGTGGCTCATCCCAAACACAAAGTGCACAGAAACTAAGAGACTAAACACTTGGCTATGCTGAAGATCctactgaaaataaaatgattattttaatgctttaatgcaGCCTGGAGACAATTTATTGATTAAACTTTAAGGAAATGGCGCAAAGTCCAAGGAGAACACCGACAGGTAGGAGGCAAGAACCGTTACATGGATGGTTTTActgtttataatttattcaGTTATTGTATCATTCATTAACTCTTTAACTTGAGATTAACATTTAGGatgatattttaaaacatatatgatcagattttttatataaatattacaacaaTCTAAGCAAACTGACATCATCTGAAACTGTTCCTTCCACTTTTACTTTCGCACgtaagccatttttttttttactgtattttgtttacaggacaaaaacaaaacaaaagaaaactttgATACTTTGATACTTTGTTAGTCGAGTCTTTTAATCCACgatgtttattcttttaatcATAGATCTGTAATTTAAATATCGTATATAATTTCGGATTCGAATTAGAGTGTAAAGCGCCGTTATTATTTTAAACGCGATGAAAGGGGGATGACGTAATGCGGGCGCTTTGAACTCCGTTATGTTGTTCGTTATTACATCAACAAAGATGGACAGGAATCGCGTTTGTTGCTGGACGGCATCGGCATTTATGAcaagaaatgtaataataatgtgaatttCTTCAGAAGTTTTGGTTTGATTTGTATTCTCATTTAAACAAACCCCTGGTCTTTACACATTCTTTTAGCTTAAAAGATattatttgtgattattttgactCTGCCAACAAATCTAAAGAATATAttttcaacttaaaaaaaaaaaattttgtttggcAAATTCTTCATACATAAGCATGGGCTCAATTCCCATTCTTTCCCATTTTCTGATTGAGATTGACTCACTGCTCACGTCTTTTTGTTTGACTAGCAATAATAAATGTGTCAGGTTTTtggaaatatatgaaaaaactATTTCTATTAACTCTGATTAGGTTTAAatagcttttctttcttttccattattattattattattattattattattattattatgtaatcatttatttttatatatttttcccttattttAAGCAACATAGTACCCTcttacagtaattttttttttatcttatctttatctttttctcttcttaCTTCTATCTTCTTTACGTTGTTAATGTCCTCCTGAAGGTGATTGTTCTGTACATTGCATctgtttgggaaaaaaaattttgttcgTTATTAGTTGTTTGTAACTacataggatcaagaatgagttcatcagagggacaacccatgttagatgttttggagataaagtcagagaggccagattgaggtggtttggacatgttcagaggagagatagtgaatatatcggtagaagaatgctgaggttggaactgccaggcaggaggtctagaggaagaccaaagaggagatttatggatgcagtaagagaggacctgacgttagttggtgtgagagaagaggatgcagaggatagggttagatggaggcagatgattcgctgtggcgaccgttgaaagggaacagccgaaagacaaagaagaagaactaGACAGGCCGTGTGTTAATCTTACTTTTATGATGTTCTTTAAAAACCCACAGAGTGCTGTTGTAGGCTGCTAAATATCAGCCTGGCAAGCTGACCCCTCCTTCCAAAACTTTCTAACCGAATAAATGTATTGCATCacttttattgttatatttcaATTAAAGTATAGTAAGTACTGTATGGAAAGTAATGATAGAATGAATCAGTGAACACAAGGGCATCGAATGTATCCACAAACCAAACGGTGTCAGTGCCAATGGTTGGGCTTGTTGGTTTAGTCAGGTTCACACAGAACACTTCATGTGATATGTATGTGAGTGTAAAGGCCACTGTACACTACAAATATTGCAGCCTGCATACATCAAGATGTACATGTAAGATGATTTCATTGATGtgttaattataatatacattttatcatGCATATGTGAGATGCCATGGGAAGGAAATTATACTAAAACCTGGAAACTCTGCTTAATGTCATTACCTAAAACACAGTATATGTCCTAAACTGCTCAAAACCCAGACTATATTCCATATATTGCAtgctatacagtataactgtcaGTTTTTGACTTTTAACTGCCTTTCACAGggttgcacaaaaaaaattcactatACAGTAGTCTATAGAATGCCACGGGTAACAGATGGTCAACTTACAGTAGGCTTTGCTGTTATTAACACTGTTTTACCCCAACAAAGTCATAAGTCACTGCTGGAATTattgcaataaaaattatatcaaTTTCTGTTTCTTCCAGATGATATTTATTCGGATGATTCACCATCAAATGAAACCAGCTCGGATCTTCGGCTCGTTTTGCTGGGTGGAGACTGTATGTATAACAATCATGCAGCAGGCCTTATCCTCAGGTCCCGTGACATAAATTTAGCCAACAATCCGAAAAAAGGCCACTGTAGGGAAGCGACCATTGATGGACGACAGGTCTCCGTATTTGTGGCTCCTTCCTACTGGATGGAACATTTGGCCTCCTATTTGTTTTTCCGAAATGGAGTCGAGTCCATCAGACATGAGATTCAAAATTGTACATCACTGACGTTTCCTGGTCCTCACGCTTTCCTTCTAGTGATGCGAGCTGGACACGCTACTGGCAAAGAACATCATCTTTTAAAAGCAATAACCTACATGTTTGGAGCTGAGGCATTACACTACACCATGGTGTTGTTCGTTCATGGACATGAATGGGAAAATCCTACAGATGCGCTGAAAAACCGCTGCGTGAAGATGTGtgggaaaaaatatttcaatttggACAACAGTGATGAAAGTGTCGTGGAGCTTTTCGGGAGAATCAAAGCAATGACACGGAGAAAAGAAACCAGGATCTTTGTTCAACACTCCTatgaaaaagtcatgaaaatgtCCTATGAATCATGGGAAAGTAATTGGTTGTGCAGAGAAAATAAGCTGAAGAAAGAACTGGCAGACCAGAAGACAGAAGCCGAGACACTTAGACAAACTGAGAGAGAATTATTAAAGGAGCAGGAAGCATCCGAACACCGCGAGAGTGTTTTACGGAAGGATTTGGACACAGCAAAAGGTAAAGAGATTGCTTTATTAGAGGAGCTGCAAGCATCCAGGCAACGCGTGAGTCAGCTGTGTAACGATTTGGATGCAGCCAGAAATGCTGAGAGACGGTTGAGGAAACAGCTGAATGAATTACAAGCCGATGAAGCAGGAGAATTGAAACCAGTAAAACGCAATAGCAAAGACACAGGAAGAGACTGGCCAAACAgtaagtacttaaaaaaaaacatattgatgATAGATTTAGAAACAGAAATTTGTGACAGTGGTAATAAAACTTGTGAATGGAATTTATTGAAAGGGGTaatgacattttgtttttgtttcttttcgtATAGTGTCAGAAAATCCTCCATATGAAGTTCACATCAGACATCAAGAGCTTTAGTGAGTATCAGTAttcttacatactgtactatagcTTAACATTGATGTAAactgagatcacattttttAGTATTGTATACGTGAATGCAGGTTCATTAGACATTTGACACGGCTAAATAAATGCACGTAATTAAGCAGTGTTACACAAGCAAGAGTTCCTATACGAATCTTAACATGTCAGTATATGAATATGTTAAATAGAGTGGATATCAATGTGGCTGTGATTTAGTGACTGTAGCTTATCACAGTTGTGCCGTTATTCAGtttacctactgtacatgattgCAAGTGTGATTTTGCTTTAAcataaaagtttcattaaaaagaTGTATTCTGCATTTATATCCAATCTTATACTGTTCATgtattcatactgtatgacaTGTAGCtctttaaaagtgtgtgttaaGGTTCACATTGTGCTGCAAAATGTCCCAGTAGAGTGTGatactacagtataaatacagtacagcaACATGCACATTATTGAGAGTCAACACAAATGATTTTCAGCACGACAAATTTATTATATCATTTGTCTgctgtgtataaattttttatcctGAATAATTTATTATAGATCACCGGAAAACAACTGCCCAAGTGGACGGCTGGTGCCACAGTCAAGACCagcttatttttaacatttgaacTTTTTATGTCCGTGTAAGACGAACTACCGTACGTCTGCTGTCTGGGACGGTGGGAGATGGTCTCCAAATGGGATCGGAATAAGATCTGATGTTTTTGAACACCCCAGTCCAAGCTAATTTCTATTACAGTTATCTGTCTCTTCCTGTTTGAGGTTGAGGTTTTAAATCTGTTATTTCTTCTGTCcactaacaaaaaaacatgaagccAATTTCCTCACCCTCTGTGTGACCTCAGAGTCCACTTGGTGAATAGTTGTGTGAGTAATATGTACAATTTGAATATATGTTACATGGAATATTATGTAACTCGATCAACTATGATCTCTTCTggcataaaatgtaatgtaaagatGCTGAATGTTTTCTGACTATAATTTAAGCAAAAACGAAATCAACACCGGCTCCAAACCTGAGAAAGCTATTCTACATGGATTAAACCTGTGTTATGGAAATACAACATGTATCTAacttatatatatgtttataactAAAGTTATGACTGGAAATAAATTTTCTGCTCATCTCCGAATATCTTTGCTCTAATAAAATCCCACAATAAGCTACTGAACGAGATGTCTACTCCGTGAtgctgttaaaagaaaaaaaaaagagtgtaaATACACAGAACTGCTGTTACAAGCTAGTGTTCTCTGCAAACTCTTAAAATTGTGACCAagcaagaaaatgaaaaaacacagaGGGCAAAGTCTACAAACCTGCAGATTTAATGACAAGCATAAGAGATTCAGTGTATTGGATTAGAAATAACGTtatactacatactgtatatgaa from Clarias gariepinus isolate MV-2021 ecotype Netherlands chromosome 19, CGAR_prim_01v2, whole genome shotgun sequence includes the following:
- the LOC128507786 gene encoding GTPase IMAP family member 9-like — its product is MAQSPRRTPTDDIYSDDSPSNETSSDLRLVLLGGDCMYNNHAAGLILRSRDINLANNPKKGHCREATIDGRQVSVFVAPSYWMEHLASYLFFRNGVESIRHEIQNCTSLTFPGPHAFLLVMRAGHATGKEHHLLKAITYMFGAEALHYTMVLFVHGHEWENPTDALKNRCVKMCGKKYFNLDNSDESVVELFGRIKAMTRRKETRIFVQHSYEKVMKMSYESWESNWLCRENKLKKELADQKTEAETLRQTERELLKEQEASEHRESVLRKDLDTAKGKEIALLEELQASRQRVSQLCNDLDAARNAERRLRKQLNELQADEAGELKPVKRNSKDTGRDWPNMSENPPYEVHIRHQEL